In Papaver somniferum cultivar HN1 chromosome 1, ASM357369v1, whole genome shotgun sequence, a genomic segment contains:
- the LOC113286394 gene encoding U-box domain-containing protein 30-like, with amino-acid sequence MPMFQPMFDVGGGGHVLDLETAVKDGVLGGGGGGGIICGVAAVAVAEKLDLKKMINELDLSSDVPSVFICPISLEPMQDPVTLCTGQTYERSNILKWFSLGHFTCPTTMQELWDDSVTPNRTLYHLIYSWFSQRYLLMKKRSEDVQGRASELLETLKKVKGQARVQALKELQQVVSAHASVKKTVVEEGGIALISSLLGPFTSHAVGSEAIGILVHLNLDSDSKTKLMEPAKISLMVDMLNEGSIETKINCTRLIEMLMEQKDFRSEIVSSMSLLVGLLRLVKNKRYPNGISSGLSLLKMICSHKQVTNMVVTIGAVPQLVELLPDLNPDCLESALFILDVLSNLPEGRSALKDCPHTIPNVVRLLMRISESCTQYALSILWAVCKLAPEECASTAVEAGLAAKLLLVIQSGCNPVLKQRSAELLKLCSLNYTATIFISKCKLTRTIQ; translated from the coding sequence ATGCCAATGTTTCAGCCAATGTTTGATGTGGGTGGAGGTGGACATGTGTTAGATCTAGAAACAGCAGTAAAAGATGGGGTTTTGGGTGGTGGTGGCGGAGGTGGTATCATATGTGgggttgctgctgttgctgttgctgagaaATTGGATCTGAAGAAAATGATCAATGAGCTTGATTTATCATCTGATGTACCATCTGTATTCATATGTCCAATCTCATTAGAACCTATGCAAGACCCAGTTACTCTGTGTACAGGTCAAACATATGAGAGATCCAACATTCTCAAATGGTTTTCATTAGGTCATTTTACATGCCCAACCACTATGCAGGAGCTATGGGATGATTCTGTCACACCTAACAGGACCCTTTATCATTTGATCTACAGTTGGTTTTCACAGAGGTAtttgttgatgaagaagagatcAGAAGATGTTCAAGGAAGAGCTTCTGAGTTATTGGAGACATTGAAGAAGGTTAAAGGTCAAGCTAGAGTTCAGGCTCTGAAAGAGCTTCAACAGGTAGTTTCTGCCCATGCTTCTGTTAAGAAAACTGTGGTTGAAGAAGGTGGGATTGCTTTGATTTCATCTTTATTGGGTCCTTTTACTTCACATGCTGTTGGGTCTGAAGCAATTGGTATTCTTGTTCATTTGAATCTTGATTCTGATTCTAAGACTAAATTAATGGAACCAGCCAAGATTTCATTGATGGTGGATATGTTGAATGAGGGATCTATTGAGACTAAAATCAATTGCACAAGATTGATTGAGATGTTGATGGAGCAGAAGGATTTCAGGTCAGAAATTGTTTCAAGTATGAGTCTTTTGGTTGGATTATTGAGATTGGTCAAGAATAAGAGATATCCTAATGGCATCTCATCCGGGCTTAgtctgttgaagatgatatgtTCACATAAACAAGTTACAAACATGGTTGTCACTATTGGAGCTGTGCCGCAATTGGTGGAGCTTTTGCCCGATTTGAATCCTGATTGTTTGGAATCTGCTTTGTTCATTTTGGATGTTCTTTCTAATCTTCCCGAGGGAAGATCAGCTTTGAAGGATTGCCCACATACAATTCCAAatgttgtgaggttattgatgagAATTTCCGAGAGCTGTACACAGTATGCATTATCGATTTTGTGGGCGGTTTGCAAGTTAGCTCCTGAAGAATGTGCATCAACAGCGGTAGAAGCGGGTCTTGCAGCTAAACTTCTACTTGTTATTCAGAGTGGTTGCAATCCAGTTTTGAAGCAGAGATCAGCGGAGCTGTTGAAGTTGTGCAGTTTGAATTACACAGCCACCATTTTCATATCCAAATGCAAGCTTACAAGAACAATCCAATGA